The DNA window GAACGTCGGGGAAGGCCTGCGCGAGGTGCGTCTCGCGCTGCTCGAGGCCGACGTCAACTTCAAGGTCGTCAAGGACTTCGTCGAGCGCGTGCGTGAGCAGGCCCTGGGTGTGGAGGTCATGCGCAGCCTCTCGCCCGGCCAGCAGGTTGTCAAGATCGTCCACGAGGAGCTCATCCGGCTGCTCGGCGGAGAGACCACGGAGCTGGACCTGCGCGGCAAGCCTCCCGTGGGCATCATGATGGTCGGCCTGCAGGGCTCGGGCAAGACGACCTCCGCGGGCAAGCTGGCGCTGTGGCTTCGCCGCGAGAAGAAGATGAAGCCCTATCTGGTCCCCGCGGACGTCTACCGTCCCGCGGCCATCGACCAGCTGACCAAGCTCGCGGCGCAGATCGCGGTCCCGGTCTTCCCGTCCACCACGGCGATGAATCCGGTGGACATCTGCCGCGAGGCGCTCGCCCGCGCGGCCGAGGAAGGCTGCAACGTGGTGCTCTTCGACACCGCGGGCCGCCTGCACATCGACGAGCCGCTGATGCAGGAGCTGGCCGACATCAAGGCCACCTGCGCACCGAGCGAGATACTTTTCGTGGCCGACGCCATGACCGGCCAGGACGCGGTCAACGTGGCCAAGAGCTTCGACGACCGCCTGGACGTCTCCGGCGTGGTCCTGACCAAGATGGACGGCGACGCGCGAGGCGGCGCGGCCCTGTCCATCAAGTCCGTGACCGGCAAGTCGGTCAAGTTCGTGGGCATGGGCGAGGCCCTGTCCGAGATGGAGGTCTTCCATCCGGACCGCATCGCCTC is part of the Desulfovibrio sp. X2 genome and encodes:
- the ffh gene encoding signal recognition particle protein; this translates as MFESLGDRLEGVFKKFRGQGKLTEENVGEGLREVRLALLEADVNFKVVKDFVERVREQALGVEVMRSLSPGQQVVKIVHEELIRLLGGETTELDLRGKPPVGIMMVGLQGSGKTTSAGKLALWLRREKKMKPYLVPADVYRPAAIDQLTKLAAQIAVPVFPSTTAMNPVDICREALARAAEEGCNVVLFDTAGRLHIDEPLMQELADIKATCAPSEILFVADAMTGQDAVNVAKSFDDRLDVSGVVLTKMDGDARGGAALSIKSVTGKSVKFVGMGEALSEMEVFHPDRIASRILGMGDVLTLIEKAQGSIDEEEARNLEEKLKKASFNFEDFRVQMRRLKKLGSLEGLLKMIPGMGKMAQQLGDMSVPEKELGRVEAMIGSMTVAERENPELLNKSRKARIARGSGVKASEVDQLVKNFEQMRKMMQSMMGGGKEGKKKGKFGLPGMPKMPGLPQGMQMPRGMPGMPRGLSGMGGGMPGMSGLPGMGGMPGMPGAGAGGESPSRGSTKKKKKDRKKKKKRR